The window TCCTAAAACGGGTGATTCGATTATGCTTAATAAATTCATCGTTATTAATCTTAGTCATAAAAAAGCTTAAAGAACGAATATTGCTTTAAGTATATATTTTTTATTAGCGAACATCTTAAACACTCTTATGTAAATTTCTCCAATAACACCATACACTTTATGATAAATACGCTCATCTGACGTCTTTCATGATTTCTTTTTATATCTCTAACTCAAAGCTGTATTCATTATAACCGGCTAGAATGACTAAAATACTCACTTCAATGACTTCTAATAACTGCTTCATTAAGTTATCTCCTTTTTATTTGATGAATTTTTTCTATCTTCCATCATTTATTACTATCTTTAGTATTTCTATTATTTGGTTATTTATTCAATTATCTAGAAAAAAGTCAGGATTACTCTCCTGACTTTACATATTTGTTTATAAATTGATAAATTCTATCAAAATATTCATCTTCTATTTTAATATCCGCTTCACAATGACCTAATCCATCAATATACCATAACTCTTTACTTTCATGTGGAATGGCATCAAAAATATGTTGACTACTTTCGGGTGGTGTGACCCTGTCTTCTTTTCCATGAATTAAAAGAACAGGTACGGTGATATTTTTCACCGCATCAACGGGCTGAATATCATCATACGTTAAATCTTCCTTAACTTTTAAGAAGACATTTCCTGCCCACTTTGCAAATCGAACCGGTAACAATGGAATTTTTTTCGCAATAATTCCAAGTTCTACGGCACTCTCCATTGTATGATACGGAGCATCTAATACATAAAAATTAACATTCTTACTTTCTTCATTTAATTCTGTATGCATCGTTGAAGTCGCTGCTCCCATTGAAAATCCATGAACTCCGACAACTCCCTCAGGATAAAGATTTCGTGTA of the Turicibacter sp. TJ11 genome contains:
- a CDS encoding alpha/beta hydrolase, translating into MKKKKVVIGSGIVATATAAVVGAATWIVGGMVYDGTVGKKASVKADEMEAFYANREDKVLDTLEKYEHETVFINSEVNGYEIETLCITSNQETSDAMIVVHGIGSNYHEVLNVAFNYLENGYNVVVYHQRNTGLTGGDNFTFGLYERFDLEAVADYTRNLYPEGVVGVHGFSMGAATSTMHTELNEESKNVNFYVLDAPYHTMESAVELGIIAKKIPLLPVRFAKWAGNVFLKVKEDLTYDDIQPVDAVKNITVPVLLIHGKEDRVTPPESSQHIFDAIPHESKELWYIDGLGHCEADIKIEDEYFDRIYQFINKYVKSGE